One region of Streptomyces subrutilus genomic DNA includes:
- a CDS encoding disulfide bond formation protein B produces MHSILPEEAPTGGLLGRVQYWFACVFAIGWTGVVCGGLFYQFGLWEYPCPLCVVQRMFMLLAAMGAAYIVRTALAYGTVTGRDYMMGWGLSLVAVLAGSFASWRQTMLHVLPGDKGYGSEVFGLHLYVWAWILFQASVVAIGIALAFAHSTADRSVPADGPGLPRTVGMCALGFLGLVIAVNLVAVFFEEGFHWFLPDDPTRYQFFYDVGILG; encoded by the coding sequence ATGCACAGCATCCTCCCGGAGGAGGCGCCGACGGGCGGACTTCTGGGGCGGGTCCAGTACTGGTTCGCCTGCGTCTTCGCGATCGGCTGGACGGGCGTGGTCTGCGGCGGCCTCTTCTACCAGTTCGGGCTGTGGGAGTACCCGTGCCCGCTCTGCGTCGTGCAGCGGATGTTCATGCTGCTGGCGGCGATGGGAGCGGCGTACATCGTGCGGACGGCGCTCGCCTACGGCACGGTGACGGGGCGGGACTACATGATGGGCTGGGGCCTGTCCCTGGTCGCCGTGCTCGCCGGTTCCTTCGCTTCCTGGCGGCAGACGATGCTGCACGTCCTGCCGGGGGACAAGGGGTACGGGAGCGAGGTGTTCGGCCTGCACCTGTACGTGTGGGCGTGGATCCTCTTCCAGGCCTCGGTGGTGGCCATCGGCATCGCCCTGGCCTTTGCCCACTCGACGGCGGACCGCTCGGTTCCGGCGGACGGGCCGGGGCTGCCGCGGACGGTGGGGATGTGCGCGCTGGGGTTCCTGGGCCTGGTCATCGCCGTCAACCTCGTGGCCGTGTTCTTCGAGGAGGGCTTCCACTGGTTCCTGCCGGACGACCCGACCCGGTACCAGTTCTTCTACGACGTGGGGATCCTGGGCTAG